In a genomic window of Candidatus Competibacteraceae bacterium:
- the ybaK gene encoding Cys-tRNA(Pro) deacylase, whose product MSKEKFPVTPATRVLHAHDVAFSGHLYSYQERGGTAHSARCLGVHEHAIIKTLIMENDRRQPLIVLMHGDRQVSTKELARALGAKSITPCDPAVANKHSGYFVGGTSPFGTRKAMPVYLEASILELPLIYLNGGKRGFLVSLSPGELQRLLAPTLVDIAIAD is encoded by the coding sequence ATGAGCAAAGAAAAATTTCCGGTCACTCCCGCCACCCGCGTTTTGCACGCGCACGATGTCGCCTTCAGCGGCCATCTCTACAGTTACCAAGAGCGCGGCGGCACCGCGCACAGCGCCCGCTGTCTCGGCGTGCACGAACATGCCATCATCAAGACCCTGATCATGGAAAACGACCGCCGCCAACCCTTGATCGTGCTGATGCACGGCGATCGCCAAGTATCCACCAAGGAACTGGCGCGAGCGCTCGGCGCGAAAAGCATCACCCCTTGCGATCCGGCGGTGGCCAACAAGCACAGCGGTTACTTCGTCGGCGGCACCTCGCCCTTCGGCACCCGCAAAGCCATGCCCGTCTATCTGGAGGCCAGCATTCTCGAATTACCTCTGATTTACCTAAACGGCGGCAAGCGGGGTTTTCTGGTCAGTTTGAGTCCTGGCGAACTTCAGCGCCTGCTGGCGCCGACACTCGTCGACATCGCGATCGCGGATTGA